From Natronorubrum halophilum, a single genomic window includes:
- a CDS encoding helix-turn-helix domain-containing protein produces MLTERQWQVVTEAVARGYYDTPRECTLAELAETFDVDKSAVSKLLQRAERRLVKKFVTEAAP; encoded by the coding sequence GTGCTCACGGAGCGTCAATGGCAGGTCGTTACCGAAGCGGTTGCGCGCGGGTACTACGACACTCCTCGGGAGTGTACGCTCGCCGAGCTCGCGGAGACGTTCGACGTCGATAAATCGGCGGTGAGCAAATTGCTCCAGCGGGCCGAACGCCGCCTCGTCAAGAAGTTCGTCACCGAGGCGGCCCCGTAG
- a CDS encoding DUF6653 family protein produces MSSRVTGFEETFWKRHSNPKSGWSRTILLPAILYAIYHRSWKVAIAAVIFTVINPLLFDPPKDNDAWMTRVVLAEQWWKKEGHGFIGLSYPNVLTVVNIPTTIYAIVAAYRKKPVQLALAGGASMFLKFWYVAELVREYEAENKN; encoded by the coding sequence ATGTCATCACGAGTAACCGGATTTGAGGAAACGTTCTGGAAGCGTCATTCGAATCCAAAGAGCGGATGGAGTCGGACCATACTACTCCCAGCCATCCTATACGCGATTTATCATCGCAGTTGGAAGGTAGCGATAGCAGCCGTGATATTCACCGTAATTAATCCACTACTGTTCGATCCCCCTAAGGACAACGACGCGTGGATGACTCGTGTTGTCCTCGCTGAGCAATGGTGGAAGAAAGAAGGTCATGGATTCATAGGTCTTTCGTATCCAAACGTTCTTACTGTAGTGAACATTCCAACGACAATCTACGCAATCGTAGCGGCATACCGCAAGAAACCAGTTCAGTTAGCACTTGCTGGAGGGGCGTCTATGTTCCTAAAATTCTGGTACGTAGCCGAACTTGTGCGCGAGTATGAAGCCGAGAACAAAAACTGA
- a CDS encoding ATP-binding cassette domain-containing protein, whose translation MSSPLSRNVSGFDGLSRLSEPFSRETSRRDPPAVGGDRDRTDGTVIDESGDTEPMLAIETEGLVKHFGDTKAVDGVDLTIPAGGIYGLLGPNGAGKTTTIRMLATLLRPDAGSARVLGHDVVSDADEVRSRMSMTGQFASVDEDLTGRENLVLLARLLGYSRTQAKARTNELLEAFGLTEAGTRQVKTYSGGMRRRLDIAASIVVTPELLFLDEPTTGLDPRNRSQVWDIIRALVADGTTVLLTTQYLDEADHLADRIAVIDDGRIIAEGTPSELKSSVGSGVLNVRVRDPEQREEARRALTRILDVPVDLESDPVALSARVAETDRIAHAFVELSRADIAITDFALGQPSLDEVFLALTDHPAHDDGGGSESDRWEETP comes from the coding sequence ATGAGCTCCCCGCTCTCGAGAAACGTCAGCGGTTTCGACGGGCTATCGAGACTTTCGGAGCCGTTCTCGAGAGAGACGAGTCGCCGGGATCCCCCGGCAGTCGGTGGCGATCGCGATCGAACCGACGGAACGGTAATCGACGAGAGCGGCGACACCGAACCGATGCTCGCCATCGAAACCGAAGGACTCGTCAAACACTTCGGAGACACGAAAGCCGTCGACGGGGTCGATCTGACGATCCCGGCGGGCGGCATCTACGGCCTCCTCGGACCGAACGGTGCCGGGAAGACCACCACCATCCGCATGCTCGCGACGCTGTTGCGTCCCGACGCGGGCTCGGCACGGGTACTCGGCCACGACGTGGTGAGCGACGCCGACGAGGTGCGAAGCCGGATGAGCATGACCGGCCAGTTCGCGTCGGTTGACGAGGACCTCACCGGACGCGAGAACCTCGTCTTGCTGGCCCGGTTGCTCGGCTACTCGCGAACGCAGGCCAAAGCGCGCACGAACGAACTCCTCGAGGCCTTCGGCCTGACGGAGGCGGGGACGCGGCAGGTGAAGACGTACTCGGGCGGAATGCGACGCCGACTCGATATCGCGGCGAGCATCGTCGTCACGCCGGAGCTCCTGTTCCTCGACGAGCCGACCACCGGGCTCGATCCGCGGAACCGATCCCAGGTCTGGGACATCATCCGAGCCCTCGTCGCCGACGGAACGACGGTGCTCCTGACCACGCAGTACCTGGACGAGGCCGACCACCTAGCCGACCGGATCGCCGTCATCGACGACGGGCGGATCATCGCCGAGGGAACGCCGAGCGAACTCAAATCCTCGGTCGGTTCGGGTGTCCTGAACGTTCGAGTTCGCGATCCCGAGCAGCGCGAGGAGGCCAGACGGGCGCTGACCCGGATACTCGACGTGCCCGTAGATCTCGAGTCCGACCCGGTGGCGCTGTCGGCTCGAGTCGCCGAGACCGATCGCATCGCTCACGCGTTCGTGGAACTGTCTCGAGCCGATATCGCGATCACCGATTTCGCACTCGGACAGCCGAGTCTCGACGAGGTCTTCCTCGCGCTGACCGATCATCCGGCTCACGACGACGGCGGCGGCTCCGAGAGCGACCGATGGGAGGAGACGCCATGA
- a CDS encoding SDR family NAD(P)-dependent oxidoreductase — MSRRSSVDGTTAVVTGASSGIGEVIATRFADDGANVVVCSRDRTNVDPVAERIEESGGTALAVECDVTDREAVDELVTATAGAFGSIDTLVNNAGTRFITEFDDIPEEEWKAVIDVNLHGTYHCTQAAGDLLKEGGGTVINLGLSSAANRRGTPQLSHYSAAKAAVINLTTTLADEWASDDVRVNCIAPGFVAVPAVESYLGVSAAEIDRDLVDRSIAHPSEIADVAQFLASPSSSHIVGETIIVDGVPRIEETPGI, encoded by the coding sequence ATGAGCCGACGATCCAGCGTCGACGGGACGACTGCCGTCGTCACGGGAGCTTCGAGTGGAATCGGTGAAGTGATCGCTACTCGGTTCGCCGACGACGGGGCGAACGTCGTAGTCTGCTCCCGCGACCGGACGAACGTCGATCCCGTCGCCGAGCGAATCGAGGAATCGGGCGGCACCGCACTCGCCGTCGAGTGTGACGTGACCGATCGCGAGGCCGTCGACGAACTCGTCACGGCGACGGCCGGAGCGTTCGGCTCGATCGATACGCTGGTAAACAACGCGGGCACGAGGTTCATAACGGAGTTCGATGACATCCCGGAGGAGGAGTGGAAGGCGGTCATCGACGTCAACCTCCACGGCACGTACCACTGTACGCAAGCCGCCGGCGATCTCCTCAAGGAGGGCGGTGGAACGGTGATCAACCTCGGACTCTCGAGCGCCGCAAACCGGCGGGGAACGCCGCAGCTGAGCCACTACAGCGCCGCGAAGGCGGCCGTGATCAACCTCACGACGACGCTCGCCGACGAGTGGGCGAGCGACGATGTCCGGGTCAACTGCATCGCTCCGGGGTTCGTCGCCGTACCAGCCGTCGAGTCCTACCTGGGCGTCTCCGCGGCGGAGATCGACCGCGATTTGGTCGATCGCTCGATCGCGCACCCGTCGGAGATCGCCGACGTCGCGCAGTTCCTCGCGAGCCCCTCCTCGTCGCACATCGTTGGCGAAACGATCATCGTCGATGGCGTGCCTCGGATCGAGGAGACGCCCGGAATCTGA
- a CDS encoding SRPBCC family protein, whose amino-acid sequence MTDHETADETEFEPSEYDLTIERTFDAPRERVWEAWTDPEQVAQWWGPKGFTVPNCEMDVRPGGSFSIDMEAPDGTIYPDEGVFHEVDEPERLVVTSRAFEDDDGDFQLEVRQTVTFADRDGATELTLEAEVLTATPEVAEAIDGMEQGWSESLDKLEAYVGQSASDAK is encoded by the coding sequence ATGACAGACCACGAGACGGCCGACGAAACCGAGTTCGAACCGAGCGAGTACGACCTGACCATCGAGCGAACGTTCGACGCGCCGCGCGAGCGCGTCTGGGAGGCTTGGACCGACCCCGAGCAGGTGGCTCAGTGGTGGGGTCCGAAGGGGTTCACCGTACCCAACTGCGAGATGGACGTGCGGCCGGGCGGATCCTTCAGTATCGACATGGAAGCCCCCGACGGGACCATCTACCCGGACGAAGGGGTCTTCCACGAGGTCGACGAACCCGAGCGACTCGTCGTCACCAGCCGCGCATTCGAGGACGACGACGGCGACTTCCAGCTCGAGGTTCGCCAGACTGTCACCTTCGCTGACCGCGACGGCGCGACGGAACTCACACTCGAGGCGGAGGTCCTCACGGCCACGCCCGAAGTGGCCGAGGCGATCGACGGGATGGAGCAGGGATGGAGCGAGAGCCTAGACAAGCTCGAGGCGTACGTCGGCCAGTCGGCGAGTGATGCGAAGTGA
- a CDS encoding bacterio-opsin activator domain-containing protein, with the protein MAHVQLKLDASASTDWLADLSATLSETTFNVLATVPTNEDLLGIVEVRTPDGESLVRSIEETPQVHSCEVIHADDQVVLFQFRSEMTESYEVLLTSETVPQYPVALQDGWFSAQLTASQEQLSEYVETLSEIGIPYEIVSLVHS; encoded by the coding sequence ATGGCTCACGTCCAATTGAAACTCGACGCTTCGGCGTCGACGGACTGGTTGGCCGATCTCTCGGCTACGCTTTCGGAAACCACGTTTAACGTCTTGGCGACCGTTCCGACGAACGAGGATCTGCTCGGGATCGTCGAAGTACGGACGCCGGATGGCGAATCCCTCGTTCGCTCCATCGAAGAGACACCGCAGGTGCACTCCTGCGAAGTGATTCACGCCGACGATCAGGTGGTCTTATTCCAATTCAGGAGCGAAATGACGGAGTCATACGAGGTGCTTCTCACATCGGAAACCGTCCCGCAGTACCCCGTGGCTCTTCAAGACGGGTGGTTTTCCGCTCAACTGACGGCTTCGCAAGAGCAGCTGTCGGAGTACGTCGAGACGCTCTCGGAGATCGGTATTCCGTACGAGATCGTGTCGTTGGTCCACTCGTAA
- a CDS encoding dihydrofolate reductase family protein, producing the protein MTAITANISTSLDGYVAGPNDGPENPLGDAGERLHEWVYGLESWREVHDLDGGESGRDDEILEESTENVGAVVMGRRMFSNDDGPWGDDPFEGHWGEDPPFGVPVFVLTHHAREPLEMDGGTTFTFVTDGIESAVAHAMEAAGDRDVSVAGGARTIQQTLEAGLLDELQLHLVPVLLGDGIRLFERSDGEQRELERTRVVESPNVTHLRYRITE; encoded by the coding sequence GTGACGGCCATCACGGCGAACATCTCGACGTCGCTGGACGGCTACGTCGCCGGACCGAACGACGGTCCCGAGAATCCGCTTGGAGACGCCGGAGAGCGACTCCACGAGTGGGTCTACGGCCTCGAGAGTTGGCGCGAGGTCCACGATCTCGACGGCGGCGAATCCGGTCGGGATGACGAGATACTCGAGGAGTCGACCGAAAACGTGGGTGCCGTCGTGATGGGGCGGCGGATGTTCAGCAACGACGACGGTCCGTGGGGTGACGACCCGTTCGAGGGGCACTGGGGCGAGGATCCGCCCTTCGGCGTGCCGGTGTTCGTCCTCACTCACCACGCTCGAGAGCCGCTCGAGATGGACGGCGGAACCACGTTTACCTTCGTAACCGACGGTATCGAGAGCGCCGTAGCGCACGCGATGGAGGCTGCGGGCGACCGGGACGTCTCGGTGGCGGGTGGGGCACGCACCATCCAGCAGACTCTCGAGGCGGGGTTGCTCGACGAGCTACAGCTACACCTAGTACCCGTGTTACTGGGCGACGGAATCCGCCTGTTCGAACGATCGGATGGCGAGCAACGAGAACTGGAACGCACGAGGGTAGTCGAGTCCCCGAACGTCACCCACCTCCGGTACCGAATCACGGAGTAA
- a CDS encoding ArsR/SmtB family transcription factor yields MVERLPNDPDLDAIFGALAHPTRRALIEQLAGGPESVGDLAEPHDMSLAAVSKHLQVLEDANLIEVEKDGRVRRCHLDGAPLSDAFDWLTRYRVFWEDRFDALADHLEDEDQ; encoded by the coding sequence ATGGTTGAACGACTACCGAACGATCCGGACCTCGACGCGATTTTCGGGGCGCTGGCCCACCCGACTCGACGGGCGCTCATCGAGCAACTGGCCGGCGGTCCCGAGAGCGTCGGCGATCTAGCCGAGCCTCACGACATGTCCTTGGCGGCGGTGTCGAAGCACCTGCAAGTGCTCGAGGACGCGAACCTCATCGAGGTCGAGAAGGACGGTCGCGTACGCCGCTGTCACCTGGACGGCGCGCCGCTTTCCGACGCCTTCGACTGGCTGACCCGGTACCGCGTGTTCTGGGAGGATCGATTCGACGCGCTCGCAGACCATCTGGAGGACGAAGACCAATGA
- a CDS encoding EamA family transporter, protein MGFPETDSAVFFGTVTMVTWGIWVVLGNAASESIDPRTAAAISYLVAGPLALGFILVSDASLAVTARGGLLAGTAGLFTGIGLISMYVGLSGGSTTIVSTLGAMYFVIAAIIGMVVLGDDVTITRLAGIAFAVIGVVLVTR, encoded by the coding sequence ATGGGTTTCCCCGAGACAGATTCGGCTGTTTTCTTTGGTACGGTTACAATGGTCACGTGGGGTATCTGGGTAGTCTTGGGCAACGCTGCGTCGGAGTCCATCGACCCGAGGACGGCCGCCGCGATCTCCTATCTCGTTGCGGGACCTCTCGCGCTCGGATTCATCCTCGTTTCAGACGCATCGCTCGCCGTTACTGCGAGGGGAGGACTGCTCGCTGGCACGGCCGGATTGTTCACCGGAATAGGACTTATTTCGATGTACGTCGGCCTCTCCGGAGGGTCAACAACAATCGTCTCTACTCTCGGTGCGATGTACTTTGTTATCGCGGCCATCATCGGTATGGTCGTCCTCGGAGACGACGTTACGATAACGAGACTTGCCGGGATAGCGTTCGCAGTTATTGGGGTCGTCTTGGTTACCCGATAG